Proteins encoded together in one Fluviicola sp. window:
- the thiL gene encoding thiamine-phosphate kinase encodes MSEEKRTDLESLGEFGTIDLLTKNFLITRESTAFGIGDDAAVLERNEEQFTLISTDMLVEGVHFNLMYVPFKHLGYKSVAVNLSDIAAMNGTPEQITVSIAVSNRFPLEALEELYDGIRLACQHYKVDLIGGDTTSSRSGLVISVTAIGVVDKSKIVYRAGAGTNDLLVVSGDLGAAYVGLQVLEREKSVFEANPDIQPDLDGKDYIIQRQLKPEARLDVINYLKELDVVPTSMIDVSDGLASEVLHLCKASNKGAMVYNAKLPIDSLTSTTAIDFNLDPTTCVLNGGEDYELLFTVAQSDFDKIKGNPHMTIIGYMTDASEGTYLVDTNDSLIPLRAQGWNHFQ; translated from the coding sequence ATGTCGGAAGAAAAAAGAACGGACCTGGAATCCCTGGGTGAATTTGGAACGATTGATTTATTGACGAAGAATTTTTTGATTACAAGAGAATCTACTGCTTTTGGAATCGGAGATGACGCAGCTGTACTGGAAAGAAACGAAGAGCAGTTTACTTTGATCTCAACCGATATGCTGGTTGAAGGAGTTCATTTTAACCTGATGTATGTTCCTTTCAAGCATTTGGGGTACAAATCCGTTGCGGTAAACTTGTCGGATATCGCAGCAATGAACGGAACTCCGGAGCAGATCACGGTTTCAATCGCTGTATCAAACCGCTTTCCGTTGGAAGCTCTGGAAGAATTGTACGATGGGATCCGCCTGGCTTGTCAGCATTATAAAGTGGATTTGATCGGTGGTGATACCACTTCTTCGAGATCCGGCCTGGTAATCTCTGTGACTGCAATCGGGGTAGTGGATAAATCCAAAATCGTTTACAGAGCAGGGGCGGGAACCAATGATTTGTTGGTTGTCTCCGGAGATTTGGGGGCTGCTTACGTCGGATTGCAGGTATTGGAGCGCGAGAAAAGCGTGTTCGAAGCAAATCCGGATATTCAGCCCGACCTGGATGGAAAAGATTACATCATTCAACGGCAATTGAAGCCGGAAGCGCGATTGGATGTGATCAATTACCTGAAAGAGCTCGATGTTGTTCCTACATCCATGATCGATGTTTCCGACGGCCTGGCATCTGAGGTCCTGCATCTTTGCAAAGCCAGCAATAAGGGAGCCATGGTTTACAATGCAAAACTTCCGATCGATTCATTGACATCCACTACAGCAATTGATTTTAACCTTGATCCGACAACCTGCGTGTTGAATGGAGGCGAGGATTATGAGTTGCTGTTTACCGTTGCTCAAAGTGATTTCGATAAGATTAAAGGAAATCCGCACATGACTATTATCGGTTATATGACAGATGCGAGTGAAGGAACTTATTTGGTCGATACGAATGATTCGTTAATTCCTTTGAGAGCTCAGGGATGGAATCACTTTCAATGA
- a CDS encoding PQQ-dependent sugar dehydrogenase, with amino-acid sequence MKHFVFLLLLITSFAGKSQTFTRSELPTPVSTPWELFYGPDSMLWVTESSGTVSRIDPETGNKTVVYVAIDYFGGSPLENSVLCPALGIGGGTLGLALHPDFKTPGSSFIYFMYSYNSGTSGSPATRFKIRRLEWDPNTEQVVAFQDIVTGISTGYDHLGGRLLAIKQNTIPYLFVTVGDHGSSNTSCYNPPTDNPNNFAQDPAADNGKVHRFHMDGSIPTDNPIPGNSFYTRGHRNPQGLVYNTNLDILYDIEHGDKTDDEINILEKGMNYGWKDVHGYHDDNNFPGEAAYVSNYVPHPQIANDHLVEPIYSICAVPTPVSNVGSSWCTVAPSDGIYYKSTSIPQWTNSILLVTLKKGDNTDMELYQFKLNAQGTIAASTSQNPNPQKYFAEDQELNGRLRDIAVSPDGKKIYLVNNGGASSATDKITVYTYVEPPVVPYPNIGLKIAPNPSSGTVQLELPENKPYTLQIFDYRGAKLKEIRDEALFMNLDLSYLSSGLYWFQYESESMKRIQNFVKE; translated from the coding sequence ATGAAGCATTTCGTGTTTTTGCTCCTTCTAATAACTTCTTTTGCGGGAAAATCCCAAACCTTTACACGGTCTGAACTTCCGACACCCGTTTCCACTCCCTGGGAACTATTTTACGGCCCGGACTCCATGCTATGGGTAACCGAAAGCAGCGGAACCGTTTCCAGAATCGACCCGGAAACCGGAAACAAGACCGTAGTTTATGTCGCAATTGATTACTTCGGTGGAAGTCCGCTGGAAAACTCCGTGCTTTGTCCGGCTCTGGGAATCGGAGGCGGAACATTAGGACTGGCCCTGCACCCTGATTTTAAAACTCCCGGATCTTCCTTTATTTATTTCATGTATTCTTACAATTCGGGAACATCCGGAAGCCCTGCCACGCGTTTTAAAATCCGCAGGCTTGAATGGGACCCGAACACAGAGCAGGTTGTGGCTTTCCAGGACATTGTTACGGGAATTTCTACCGGTTACGATCATTTGGGTGGAAGATTACTGGCTATCAAACAGAATACGATCCCTTATTTGTTTGTCACAGTAGGCGATCACGGATCCAGCAATACCTCCTGTTACAATCCTCCGACAGACAACCCGAATAATTTTGCCCAGGACCCGGCGGCAGACAACGGAAAAGTTCACCGCTTCCACATGGACGGAAGCATTCCCACCGACAACCCGATTCCGGGTAACTCCTTTTACACCCGCGGACACCGCAATCCGCAAGGCCTGGTCTACAACACCAACCTGGACATTCTTTACGACATTGAACACGGCGACAAGACAGATGACGAGATCAACATCCTGGAAAAGGGAATGAATTACGGCTGGAAAGATGTGCATGGTTATCACGACGATAACAATTTTCCCGGAGAAGCAGCGTATGTCTCGAATTATGTTCCGCATCCGCAAATTGCGAACGACCATTTGGTAGAACCCATTTACTCTATCTGTGCAGTGCCAACTCCTGTTTCGAACGTCGGATCCAGTTGGTGCACCGTTGCACCTTCGGACGGTATTTACTACAAAAGCACCTCGATCCCGCAATGGACGAACAGCATTTTGCTGGTGACTTTAAAGAAGGGCGACAACACCGATATGGAACTGTACCAATTCAAATTAAATGCCCAGGGAACGATTGCCGCTTCAACCTCTCAGAACCCGAATCCTCAAAAATATTTTGCCGAAGATCAGGAATTAAATGGACGGTTACGCGATATTGCCGTTTCTCCCGACGGGAAGAAAATTTACCTGGTCAATAACGGAGGAGCAAGCTCGGCAACAGACAAAATCACGGTTTATACCTACGTAGAGCCGCCGGTTGTTCCGTATCCGAATATTGGTTTAAAGATCGCTCCGAATCCTTCATCGGGAACGGTACAGTTGGAACTCCCGGAAAACAAGCCATACACGCTCCAAATCTTTGATTACCGGGGAGCAAAACTGAAAGAGATCAGAGACGAAGCCCTATTTATGAACCTGGATTTATCGTATTTATCGTCGGGGCTGTATTGGTTTCAGTATGAGTCGGAGAGTATGAAACGCATCCAGAATTTTGTGAAGGAGTAA
- a CDS encoding phage integrase SAM-like domain-containing protein, with translation MKVTIRQKSGMLYLYADITVSKLRVKGTLGITIKEGRFNPKTQTVQGTSDAPETNILINNFKSEILAKVRTLQKDGALTKDNLTDAVKEIRTRLTDPEFSNENEQRLTTYVRKYIDRVKELRKESTIKQFYCSLNKIEEYERLKKVKLTFDKIDHAFYNSLMTYGMKELNLSTNSLGNIVKNLKTWMNAAYEDSLHTNMIFTSRSFKKPAEEADTIYLNESELRTIRNTIMPNKHLDNVRDLFLLACYTGVRSQDYSKLSKEYLINDGTMFKVRAEKTDQEVIIPLHPEAKRVLDKYDGQPRVMSNQKFNEYIKEVCRIAGLDEPITTTRTIGGKKVRTTKAKCEWVSSHCARRSFATNAYKAGVPTLAIMAITGHTTEKVFLKYVRVTKEEHAGMMSGHQFFKQSVA, from the coding sequence ATGAAGGTCACTATCAGACAGAAATCAGGCATGCTGTACTTGTATGCAGACATCACCGTTTCCAAATTGCGCGTAAAAGGCACATTGGGAATCACTATCAAAGAAGGCAGGTTCAACCCGAAGACACAAACCGTACAGGGTACATCGGACGCACCGGAAACCAACATTCTCATCAACAATTTCAAATCCGAGATATTGGCGAAGGTTCGCACGTTGCAAAAGGACGGAGCATTAACCAAAGACAATCTCACGGACGCGGTGAAGGAAATACGAACCCGTTTGACCGACCCCGAGTTTTCTAATGAGAACGAGCAGAGACTAACAACCTACGTCCGCAAGTACATCGACCGTGTGAAAGAGTTGCGAAAGGAAAGCACCATCAAACAATTCTACTGCTCGCTAAACAAGATTGAGGAGTACGAGCGGTTGAAGAAGGTAAAGCTGACATTCGACAAGATTGACCATGCATTTTACAACTCCCTGATGACGTACGGAATGAAAGAACTTAATCTCTCTACCAACTCATTAGGAAACATCGTCAAGAACCTGAAAACTTGGATGAATGCCGCGTACGAAGACAGTTTGCATACCAACATGATCTTCACTAGCAGGTCGTTCAAGAAACCGGCAGAGGAAGCGGATACCATTTACCTGAACGAATCCGAACTACGAACCATTCGTAACACGATCATGCCAAACAAACACCTGGACAATGTGCGGGACTTATTTCTACTTGCTTGCTACACGGGGGTACGTTCACAGGATTACTCCAAGCTATCCAAAGAGTATCTTATCAACGATGGTACAATGTTCAAGGTACGGGCGGAAAAGACAGATCAGGAGGTAATTATCCCGTTGCACCCTGAAGCAAAAAGAGTGCTTGACAAATATGATGGTCAGCCACGGGTAATGTCGAACCAGAAGTTCAACGAATACATCAAGGAAGTGTGCAGGATTGCCGGACTGGATGAACCCATAACAACCACCAGAACCATCGGAGGTAAAAAGGTTCGGACGACAAAGGCAAAATGCGAATGGGTTTCTTCACATTGCGCCCGCAGAAGTTTCGCTACTAACGCTTACAAGGCAGGAGTTCCGACTTTGGCGATCATGGCGATTACAGGACACACTACGGAGAAGGTATTTTTAAAGTATGTGCGGGTAACGAAGGAGGAACACGCGGGAATGATGAGCGGACACCAGTTCTTTAAGCAAAGTGTCGCCTAA
- a CDS encoding helix-turn-helix transcriptional regulator, which produces MHRPDFSVMENGELLLTIAKRLKELRNKKGVTQEDVYNDTGIHVARIEQGKRDISFTTLCKLADYFGVDLNGFR; this is translated from the coding sequence ATGCATCGTCCTGACTTTTCGGTCATGGAGAACGGAGAATTATTGCTGACCATAGCAAAACGGCTTAAAGAATTGAGAAACAAGAAGGGAGTAACCCAAGAAGACGTGTACAACGACACCGGAATTCATGTGGCGCGGATAGAACAGGGAAAGCGTGATATTTCATTTACCACTCTTTGTAAATTGGCTGACTACTTTGGTGTTGACCTTAACGGATTTCGTTAG
- a CDS encoding DUF2723 domain-containing protein: protein MNYNKLNNLTGWFVFLIATIVYFLTIEDTVSLWDCGEYITAANKLEVGHPPGAPLFMVLGRLFSFFAEPDMVAVWINRLSALCSSFTILFMYWSITMFGKKIMQRTNRDWSRGDQIATIGAGVVGALAYTFSDSFWFSAVEGEVYAMSSLFTAAIFWMILKWDAEMIGIKHGEIKDGRSPMRWMILIWFMFGLAIGVHLLGLLAVPAIAFVMYFNLWEKTTLKGIILTGLISVVVLAFVQEGIIPGSVALASSFEVAFVNSFGLPFFSGTIFFFLLLIGAFMWAFRYAKRKAKPILNTALWSLAFLLIGYGSFAVIVIRSNANTPLDENDPENLVTLHAYLKREQYGSWPILNGNYWNSLPADQSEYEDAAPFYLRRFVVENDQTGLDAKAFMTEKEATDWAKSKGSNFSVKEKYFSSNESVRKNSKQVYAQTTFLPRMYYTSGNPNDPKIIAYKNWSGYDPTDVRDSDENGEDGLRLPRFGENMRYMFSYQMNWMYWRYFMWNFSGRQNDIQGHGDEMRGNWISGFSFIDDARLGSQEHAPYYTLENPAHNNFWMLPLVLGVIGVVFHFYRAPKDAFIVFLTFFFTGIAIVIYLNQKPFEPRERDYAYAASFYAFAFWIGLSVLALYDAYKNFQKEDWKKMLIGYGALTIFISFFALSGGGIILTTWLVIAIIGLVLLGIAYGLRKALPNGTVAASLFTILTLFVPYIMGEQGWDDHDRSNKSSAHDLAYNYLQSCAKNGIIFSVGDNDTFPLWYLQEVEGERTDVRVCNTSLFDTDWYTNQMKMKMYDSEPLPITFREDQILQWAGGTDQAFFLSTTRMLNQGINRETVENLFKIKVKNSPAEFKQAFTSFANAGATVMAGVKAKDAAYEPRINEIRQVFQNASADSASVETIESMENGVLEVFEGYRNQLLEADVKGLETMQEILNTWEETWSFLPLKEVIAFMKNDDNMIKYGTASLRVIPSTGFILPVNKKNALASQIISKDELANCEDEIRFRFNSRSVQAITKSDIMILDMLAHNDWKRPMYFTSPGNTEVSTAMYQSGHLRTNGMAWEITPILAQGKTPINEKLMFKHLMQTYHYGKMNDPKVLTDYYARRQTVQFRTMFAQLAEHYVIEAEQMEMSKTQYGPMLKNLRASGQARVADSLENSFKGTMGMTTAQLRKKAAEVIHKSLEVMPADVVLDYGERPSPAGSIKDANGVEYQQFQDGVLQDYVGLLYRAGDKAGAEKLGAEVARQLESIMGYFKNSPANFAASNDMDYISAVINYATLHKFAGDERIASKNNPLVARTTKGLEELYNVDLARIYNELDQLSLENGESRTDGNFAIKKARLQGTMNAIDFTFQLTGTQVPSAPAKQTPGMPAGPEGILPETLPKGAESDSEPIVG from the coding sequence ATGAATTACAATAAACTGAATAACCTTACGGGCTGGTTTGTTTTTTTAATCGCAACGATTGTTTATTTCCTGACCATTGAAGATACCGTTTCATTGTGGGATTGCGGGGAGTACATTACAGCCGCAAATAAATTAGAAGTTGGTCACCCTCCGGGCGCACCGTTATTCATGGTACTTGGACGTTTGTTCTCTTTCTTCGCAGAGCCTGATATGGTTGCCGTATGGATCAACCGCCTTTCAGCTTTGTGCAGTTCATTCACGATTTTATTCATGTACTGGTCAATCACCATGTTTGGTAAGAAGATCATGCAACGCACCAACAGAGACTGGTCGAGAGGTGACCAGATCGCTACGATCGGAGCGGGAGTTGTGGGAGCTTTGGCTTATACTTTCTCAGATTCTTTCTGGTTCTCCGCCGTTGAAGGGGAAGTTTACGCGATGTCCTCTTTGTTTACTGCAGCTATTTTCTGGATGATCCTGAAGTGGGACGCAGAAATGATCGGTATCAAGCACGGCGAAATCAAAGACGGAAGATCTCCGATGCGCTGGATGATCCTGATCTGGTTCATGTTCGGTTTGGCGATCGGGGTCCATTTATTGGGGCTACTCGCAGTACCGGCAATTGCTTTTGTAATGTACTTTAACTTGTGGGAAAAAACCACTTTGAAAGGAATTATCCTGACCGGTTTGATTTCTGTAGTAGTACTTGCTTTCGTACAGGAAGGAATCATCCCGGGATCCGTAGCATTGGCTTCTTCTTTCGAGGTTGCTTTCGTGAATTCATTCGGTTTACCTTTCTTCTCCGGAACCATTTTCTTCTTCTTATTGCTGATCGGGGCTTTTATGTGGGCTTTCCGTTATGCGAAGAGAAAAGCAAAACCTATTTTAAATACTGCTTTGTGGAGTTTGGCATTCCTGTTAATCGGTTACGGTTCTTTTGCGGTAATTGTTATCCGTTCGAATGCAAACACGCCTTTGGATGAAAACGACCCGGAAAACCTGGTAACGCTTCACGCGTACCTGAAACGTGAACAATACGGTTCATGGCCTATCCTGAACGGGAATTATTGGAACTCCCTTCCGGCAGATCAAAGTGAATACGAGGATGCCGCACCTTTCTACCTACGCCGCTTTGTAGTTGAAAACGACCAGACAGGATTGGATGCAAAAGCTTTCATGACTGAAAAAGAGGCAACGGATTGGGCAAAATCCAAAGGAAGCAACTTCTCGGTGAAAGAGAAGTATTTTTCCAGCAACGAAAGTGTTCGAAAAAACAGCAAGCAGGTTTATGCTCAAACAACCTTCCTGCCTCGTATGTATTATACTTCCGGAAATCCGAACGATCCGAAAATTATTGCCTACAAAAACTGGTCTGGATATGACCCTACGGATGTAAGGGATTCCGATGAGAACGGTGAGGACGGATTAAGACTTCCGCGTTTCGGCGAAAACATGCGCTACATGTTCAGTTACCAGATGAACTGGATGTACTGGCGTTACTTCATGTGGAACTTCTCAGGCCGTCAGAATGATATCCAGGGACATGGTGATGAAATGCGCGGAAACTGGATCTCCGGGTTCTCTTTCATTGACGATGCGCGTTTGGGAAGCCAGGAACATGCTCCTTACTATACGCTGGAAAATCCGGCACACAATAATTTCTGGATGCTTCCGCTGGTTCTTGGAGTAATCGGGGTGGTTTTCCACTTCTACAGAGCTCCGAAAGATGCATTCATCGTATTCCTGACATTCTTCTTTACAGGAATCGCCATTGTAATCTACCTGAACCAAAAACCGTTCGAGCCACGTGAGCGTGATTACGCTTATGCAGCTTCCTTCTATGCTTTCGCATTCTGGATAGGACTGAGTGTTCTGGCTTTATACGATGCGTACAAAAATTTCCAGAAAGAAGACTGGAAGAAAATGCTGATCGGTTACGGAGCATTAACGATTTTCATTTCATTTTTCGCACTTTCAGGAGGTGGTATCATTTTAACTACCTGGCTGGTAATCGCAATCATCGGACTGGTATTACTCGGAATAGCTTATGGCTTACGAAAAGCCCTGCCTAACGGTACTGTCGCAGCATCCTTATTTACAATTCTTACTTTATTTGTTCCTTACATCATGGGTGAGCAAGGATGGGATGATCACGACCGTTCCAACAAGTCTTCCGCTCATGATTTGGCATACAACTACCTTCAATCCTGTGCTAAAAACGGAATTATCTTCTCTGTGGGAGATAACGATACATTCCCGCTTTGGTATTTACAGGAAGTGGAAGGCGAACGTACGGATGTGCGTGTGTGTAACACCAGCTTATTCGATACGGACTGGTATACCAACCAGATGAAAATGAAAATGTACGATTCTGAACCGCTCCCTATCACTTTCAGAGAGGACCAGATCCTTCAGTGGGCAGGTGGAACGGACCAGGCATTCTTCTTGTCTACGACACGTATGCTGAACCAGGGAATCAACCGCGAAACAGTTGAGAACCTGTTCAAGATCAAAGTAAAAAACAGCCCTGCTGAGTTCAAACAAGCCTTTACAAGTTTTGCCAATGCGGGTGCTACCGTTATGGCGGGTGTAAAAGCAAAAGATGCCGCTTACGAGCCACGCATCAACGAGATCCGCCAGGTATTCCAGAATGCAAGTGCTGATTCTGCTTCCGTTGAAACAATCGAAAGCATGGAGAACGGTGTACTGGAAGTATTCGAAGGATACAGAAACCAATTACTGGAAGCTGATGTAAAAGGATTGGAAACGATGCAGGAAATCCTGAATACCTGGGAAGAAACCTGGTCATTCCTTCCGTTGAAAGAGGTTATCGCTTTCATGAAGAACGATGACAACATGATCAAGTACGGAACTGCTTCCCTGAGAGTGATTCCAAGTACCGGATTCATCCTTCCGGTAAATAAGAAAAATGCATTGGCATCCCAAATCATTTCCAAAGATGAATTGGCGAATTGCGAAGATGAGATCCGTTTCCGTTTCAATTCAAGATCTGTTCAGGCGATTACCAAATCGGACATCATGATCCTGGACATGTTGGCACACAACGACTGGAAACGCCCGATGTACTTCACATCTCCGGGTAACACGGAAGTTTCTACGGCTATGTACCAAAGCGGACACTTACGCACAAACGGTATGGCGTGGGAAATCACCCCGATCCTTGCACAAGGTAAAACTCCGATTAATGAAAAATTGATGTTCAAGCATTTGATGCAGACTTACCACTACGGCAAAATGAACGATCCGAAAGTATTGACGGATTACTACGCAAGAAGACAAACGGTTCAGTTCAGAACGATGTTTGCCCAATTGGCTGAACACTACGTGATCGAAGCGGAGCAAATGGAAATGAGCAAAACGCAATATGGCCCTATGTTGAAAAACCTGCGTGCTTCCGGTCAGGCAAGAGTGGCAGATTCCCTGGAGAATTCTTTCAAAGGAACGATGGGAATGACAACTGCTCAATTGCGCAAGAAAGCTGCTGAGGTGATTCACAAATCACTGGAAGTAATGCCTGCTGATGTCGTTTTGGATTACGGCGAAAGACCAAGCCCGGCCGGTTCGATCAAAGATGCGAACGGTGTGGAATACCAACAGTTCCAGGATGGAGTTCTGCAGGATTATGTAGGTCTTCTTTACAGAGCCGGAGACAAAGCGGGTGCTGAAAAACTGGGAGCTGAAGTTGCACGCCAACTGGAAAGCATTATGGGTTACTTTAAAAACAGCCCTGCAAACTTTGCGGCATCCAACGATATGGATTACATCTCTGCGGTGATCAACTACGCAACCCTGCACAAATTTGCAGGTGATGAGCGTATCGCATCGAAGAATAACCCATTGGTTGCAAGAACTACCAAAGGATTGGAAGAGCTTTACAACGTAGACCTTGCACGCATTTACAACGAATTGGACCAACTTTCACTGGAAAACGGTGAAAGCAGAACTGACGGAAACTTTGCAATCAAGAAAGCGCGTTTACAGGGAACTATGAATGCGATTGACTTTACATTCCAGCTGACAGGAACACAGGTTCCATCCGCTCCGGCAAAACAAACTCCGGGAATGCCGGCAGGACCTGAAGGAATTCTGCCTGAAACATTGCCAAAAGGCGCTGAGTCGGACAGTGAACCGATTGTCGGGTAA
- a CDS encoding polysaccharide deacetylase family protein — protein MRLFKPPRLTNWVFPRLRWRFSVSGPVVFITFDDGPNPEITPFVLDLLKEYNWKATFFCVGQNVIKYPELFQRILSEGHAVGNHTMKHLNSVKTENELYLESFREFEATYPTKLFRPPYGRIKPGVAKEIAKTHQIIMWSWLSYDYDLSVSNERILAEAKRIKQGEILVLHDNAKIVERQKELLPQLFRLLEEKGFRPEVISA, from the coding sequence ATGAGATTATTTAAACCTCCACGCTTAACGAATTGGGTTTTTCCAAGGTTAAGGTGGAGGTTTTCCGTTTCCGGGCCGGTAGTTTTCATTACATTTGATGACGGCCCCAACCCGGAAATCACTCCTTTTGTATTGGACCTGCTGAAGGAATACAACTGGAAAGCTACTTTCTTCTGCGTCGGCCAGAATGTGATCAAATACCCCGAATTATTTCAGCGCATCCTTTCGGAAGGACATGCGGTGGGAAACCACACCATGAAGCATTTGAATTCGGTGAAAACGGAAAATGAGTTGTACCTGGAATCTTTCAGGGAATTCGAAGCCACGTATCCTACGAAACTCTTCCGTCCGCCTTATGGAAGAATCAAGCCGGGTGTTGCAAAAGAGATCGCTAAAACGCACCAAATCATTATGTGGTCGTGGCTTTCTTACGATTACGACCTGAGCGTCAGCAATGAACGCATCCTTGCAGAGGCAAAACGTATCAAGCAAGGTGAAATCCTCGTTCTCCATGACAATGCAAAGATTGTGGAACGGCAAAAAGAATTATTGCCGCAATTATTCCGGTTACTGGAAGAAAAAGGGTTCCGTCCGGAAGTTATTTCTGCTTAG
- a CDS encoding DUF2480 family protein: MSEIVNKVAQSGLIAVDLAEYCPKNSEFAGFDFEPSLWQGLVLKEKDFRDYVKNFDWNQFQDKHVYLYCSADAILPSWAFMLVSSKLVGIASSVTIGTLAHARQKALELSIEKLDIDQFVDGKLIVKGCSDIPNPEAAMSQFLVKVQPVCSSIMYGEPCSTVPIYKKPKQK, encoded by the coding sequence ATGTCTGAAATAGTAAATAAAGTAGCACAAAGCGGATTAATAGCAGTTGATCTTGCTGAATATTGTCCGAAGAATTCTGAGTTTGCAGGTTTTGATTTCGAGCCTTCCCTGTGGCAGGGACTGGTACTGAAAGAAAAGGATTTCCGCGATTACGTCAAGAATTTCGATTGGAATCAATTCCAGGATAAACACGTGTACTTATATTGCTCGGCGGATGCAATTTTGCCTTCCTGGGCATTCATGCTGGTCAGCTCCAAATTAGTGGGAATTGCAAGCTCGGTTACGATCGGAACTTTAGCCCACGCCAGACAGAAAGCTTTGGAATTGAGCATCGAGAAATTGGATATTGACCAGTTTGTTGACGGAAAACTGATTGTGAAAGGATGCTCCGATATTCCGAACCCGGAAGCGGCCATGTCGCAGTTCCTGGTGAAAGTTCAGCCGGTTTGTTCCAGCATCATGTACGGAGAACCTTGTTCCACCGTTCCGATCTACAAAAAACCTAAGCAGAAATAA
- a CDS encoding heavy-metal-associated domain-containing protein encodes MKHSIILGLATVLVLGSCSSTPEKKIIKIEKKVVTQKLDPVHADRKLAIEVSGMSCEHACGGSIRMALKETGAVDRVSYDFESGRKTNTAYITFDKSKISADKIVSIIETINDKQFTTGKSSSTDIEGETKTGSPSTTTITETKTTRINVEVPEANWEMPNIFRFFSHLLS; translated from the coding sequence ATGAAACACTCGATTATACTTGGACTGGCAACTGTATTGGTTTTGGGTTCCTGCTCTTCCACTCCGGAAAAGAAAATCATCAAGATTGAGAAGAAAGTTGTCACTCAAAAACTGGACCCGGTACATGCCGACCGCAAACTGGCAATCGAGGTTTCAGGGATGAGCTGTGAACATGCGTGCGGAGGTTCTATCCGGATGGCATTGAAAGAAACAGGAGCTGTGGACCGTGTTTCCTACGATTTCGAATCCGGAAGAAAGACCAACACCGCTTACATTACTTTTGACAAATCGAAAATTTCCGCGGATAAAATTGTTTCGATTATTGAAACAATCAACGACAAACAATTTACTACCGGGAAATCGAGTTCTACGGATATCGAAGGAGAAACCAAAACGGGAAGTCCTTCCACCACAACCATTACGGAAACGAAAACTACCCGAATCAACGTAGAAGTTCCCGAAGCAAACTGGGAAATGCCGAACATCTTCCGTTTTTTTTCGCACTTACTCAGCTAA
- a CDS encoding alpha/beta fold hydrolase, with product MKLQHRIIGEGKPLIILHGLFGSSDNWQTHAKRFSDYFQVILVDQRNHGHTDWSDDFSYDLLAEDLHELITDLGLEKVNLLGHSMGGKTVMRYAQLYPDTIEKMIVVDMGIKGYPPHHQQILAGIAALNATSMDSRSAAEEVLLPFVPENGTRQFLMKNLYWIEKGKLAWRMNVKVLEKEMPNILKALPEQEVLVQTLFIRGGMSNYVIDEDIPDIENQFPDSSFVTIENAGHWIHAEQPEEFMNAVLEFLLR from the coding sequence ATGAAATTGCAGCATCGCATTATCGGGGAAGGGAAACCGTTGATTATCCTTCACGGACTTTTTGGTTCTTCAGACAACTGGCAAACCCACGCCAAACGTTTCTCGGATTATTTCCAGGTTATTTTAGTCGATCAGCGCAATCACGGTCACACAGACTGGAGTGATGATTTCAGCTATGACCTCCTTGCCGAAGACCTTCACGAACTGATCACCGACCTTGGGTTGGAAAAGGTGAACCTGCTCGGCCATTCCATGGGTGGAAAAACCGTGATGCGTTATGCACAGCTTTATCCCGATACGATCGAGAAAATGATCGTTGTAGACATGGGAATCAAAGGATATCCACCTCATCATCAGCAAATTTTGGCAGGAATTGCGGCGTTAAACGCAACATCCATGGATTCACGTTCGGCCGCAGAAGAAGTATTGCTTCCTTTCGTACCGGAAAACGGAACGCGGCAGTTCCTCATGAAAAACCTGTACTGGATTGAAAAGGGGAAACTGGCCTGGCGCATGAACGTAAAAGTCCTGGAAAAAGAAATGCCGAACATCCTGAAAGCACTTCCGGAACAGGAAGTCCTGGTACAAACCTTATTTATCCGCGGCGGAATGTCCAATTACGTCATCGACGAAGACATTCCGGATATTGAAAACCAATTCCCGGATTCTTCCTTTGTAACGATTGAAAATGCGGGACATTGGATCCACGCAGAACAGCCGGAGGAATTTATGAATGCCGTTTTGGAATTTTTGTTGCGTTGA